From the genome of Schistocerca piceifrons isolate TAMUIC-IGC-003096 chromosome 6, iqSchPice1.1, whole genome shotgun sequence:
ctttttatgaatactactgggtgtactgacttccgttcagtagtaaacgtttgaaattgcctattttttatcaaactttcttcaactaatatttttggactatactggtttGTTCCTCggacataggctgtgtgctccgaaccgaagctacagctcttcgcattatcgcctaaagattcaccattgttgcgtcgcgtataagtttgtgcatTGCCAaacacattggctgttggcgacatagtttcatgttcaagatgtttgctactttgtgctaaacccttttccaagtcggatatccgtttgttaatattcacttgccactgcggaatatcctcactgagtatttgtttgatggtttgcacgtcgttctgtacctgactatttactgcggtactgaacgattcggaatctctatctgctatggctgcttgtaccttagaattaatatttttgtcgatctcactctccttcacttctagccatgagttgaattcggtttcaattttattcgcttgttcgttccacttctgctctacaagctgtgtggaatctatttctagcttttctaatcggttggctaagacacctatctcgtctaccctgctagtgtttgctacttgcaggttgttgacctgtacagtcaactcctgcacggccttaggtatcgactcataattctgtttcatacaggcaatctcttttttcatattttctaacgattgcacaagttgctggtccctctcagcttgctgggcaagtaaatttgctgctaactggcgatctcgctcagcttgctgtgcgagAAACTTTTCCTCTagccggcgatctcgctcagcttgctggcgatctcgctcggcttgctgttgcgcaaattttgcctggtaatccagcacgcgctctaatatcgcctgaagtgaatatccaccaggcagattaccactctctggttcctgctcttctggaggtggtgcaatttctttatctacctctccttgagcactggtgggcggtggcattacttcctgtgcccctgcccccacattttcgcatggtatctcctcaaagagagtacttgtactgcttaatgcacccgtttttctacatttcctgcactaactaatggctgttcctcagtatccatattgctcggacgttgactgcgcaatttaaccatattcataaattacctactcgaacacaagatctgacagttttttcacttgcacacaaaatatgttaatttatctacaatacactgcacactaaaaattactatctacaatcaactttgtcctgtcataaacactaacatcaaactacacacccctagcgatatgagatcacttcactggagttaagcttctacaaacaggacaactacactgcagtcttaccttttatttatctgatctcggggttcggctgcccccggattatgtagtcgttacagtttctcagtactatcaggatcgtttcctctgacttggttgcagtggtgcggtttttcatgaaaaatttttgtacattcattaatacatggcattaatcatgatacacatacatacatttattactaaatacatacatatatataacaatagacactgaaagaaattacataaacatttattttcgtggccactgcaaattcgggccccgcgtttttgggcgacagtttcgcgtcagtttcacttttcgtaaaaacccttttctattatttgctttatcattgctcgcgtaataacgcatatacgaaaagagccgcgaaataccttttagtaatgctgtgccatgaatttctttacaatcattaattttcaacaaaacagaatatattgggttcttattgttctgtatctggctttctattaaaggaacatttttcgttactgtaactcactataaaagtcaacatatcttccctactttatagttattgaaaatgaaaaattattttgttatgaaatatttatgttacagttcgcaaagattgttcatcatcaaaataattttgcagtggatttttgttaagagtaaaacaccaataattaccacgactagcacaagaacatgagactattgtcggagaaaaatacgttttcactataaggtttgccagacaagaactaagcacagtgaaattcctattatgttacgaaggtaaattattttttttgtactgttagtaatatattatcagcagcccgcgtcaacctgcgaaacacatcataaaatctgctgctctgctctgcaagtccggaagctgaaagagatgattttatttcactattaccttcccgcttctttgcggtatgatagatttcttttaatgcagtttgaatgcgccgcggcagcggctcgttcgttcgtagcgcagctctgcaccacggataatatttaaatgaccgaaaatgtcttaaaaggatgggataatattccaagcaagctactacaaataataatgcaaggcttcattaaataactctattcaaaacattcaaatatgttaactaatacacaccttttacaatgagtacgtaatggcgtacatctatcgactatgacaaaagaagactacgttagcatttactgcaacgtcacaggctatcttactcgtacaactccaagaagaagaagagaaattaatgttcgttctgtattatttatactagtggtatattcttatctttgtatgatatttatcgtctgtgcggtttcagtactcgccgacacagatattatctaaaataaataataataagaaaaatatataattccatacaataacagaatatgatgcacaatgttctctctttactacaaaatatgtcctttgctaatagacgttacaatgccccctggcagcaattgactaacgttaagaatgttcggcaatatgctgccactaacgtccgttttgtcattgtcGAAAACATATCACATATATCATCGAACAAGTAAATGTTTTGAGTTTATAtacagtaaactaaagaaaaaaatgtttgtcacgtaatttcgtgtccaataaatcattttcatatcagtACATTAACAACGTAGTTGGTATGTTTGGTTGAACGTCAACAATGTCGTACgaagcgggcggcgcgaagcaattgttgcgtagcgtcgtctggaacgcggcgtgccaacgaccactgaggtcgacgacctgctcgcagtaacagcgacggcgtgctgaggtggcgcccgagcagtcgcgaaccgcgccgaatcATTCCCcatgtcggcgtgttgcagtggtttccgcgaccggctggctggcggcacggcacccgtctctgcttctccgcgtggctccccgtcgtaacgcatgatacaaatattccacaacggtgtactgtctttaaggatacaaattattagctgtggaagaaaatgcactttggttaaaagcgtttattgttcattacgccgtcgcttcgctggtatgcacagtctgttttggcgtgataacgggtctcttgtgacactggtatttagggttcgtcacacacacattgtactacacactttcatttgttttcACGGTCGATTCGCTGCCAAAGCATCTCTCAACACGCGAAAATGTTTCGgttcacacacacactaaatgtttccgttgagcgatgtttgtttgtatcgactccgaacggatcactaactaccgtttttactcagtgtattgttcgttgagcactgcattATGACAGtcagtcactcaacacttaacttataccgacgtatatattggtgcaggtacaacagtcattttctgtctctactacacacaatattccgacctttcctagattgtttatgcacacagtttatttttaatgcataacaactgttcttagcataatcattCTCAtttacattgagtccattgtgttaccctgtcattacacacttttaatactattactagacATATgtggcttttttgtaattatttaaaggtgtgtgatttttggtacatagctttcttttcctttttcagtgtagcttgccaggttatcacccatctagcaaacagattttaccatgtgcatgacagcttgacttgggcatattgctcaaaaaatacttcatttagtactagtattatttttaaccgtctgtcctacaggactacagtgtagtttccgcgtaacttgattcgcgtaccgcgtaattaatattcaaggacgtgtaccaagtacacaggcttcaattgaagcatcgatacatacaaagcgtaggttacacggaacgggtttgtttttgattggattctgctccagtgtcgttctcagttcactattggcagtaaacattacatcacataattatttcgtactacaaagtcaatttttggctagtagggactctctctcagggttccttaattctaacacaattatatctgttacataattatatgagatttcatcattaattgtacttacttactacaaatgaaaaatgattcaagaaattaatccttattttgtcaacaaaaagattattcattgcttgaagagcatgtagtattttaatgacactaactgtctgtcaacaaagtcttccatttgcatgctatagctcagtttactgattctacttcctcaaagtttaattacacacaaattctttcttaaaactaacatacgtatactctaaaacacaattgaaatcttcttactactactatttacatcagacatgtcactgaataaataattttacatctttacgtggatacagtccttttattttccccgtctggggatgtgctaacaaatagctacattcgtgtggcgacatcttccgaatctctttagccactacttccctcctcgaccaagggatggagtaagatgcgcgacagtatgttttgtggggcatcacctctatgtgatagtgataccctttgactattcctggtcggtcggtaaataccatgttatattctgatagcagctgcgtcaactgttgcgtttgtatgttgcttaaactttcagattcctgtactttggtttgaaattcatcaacatttggttcaaaatttctatcttctatattcggataatagagatgcgtcacaggtgaataatcattgaggtgtagtacccaggggttcctacatttgatattaatttgaTTGCAACaaggcacaagtacctccttcgatttcatcatagacaactcaacccTCCTACCTTTGTTCactatgcttagttttcccgaggagaggtcgatcactgcgtccctctcacggagaaaatctactcccagaatgcaggccacctttaaccctttaacaatgaggaacgagctcactatggcttcgccctccttacaaatctccacctgcacctggtacttaactaactggctctgtgcacttatagctccagacaccttgcaattattagcCGGgtaagtcggtatgctacgtcccttccccagcactttaaacaactctgtactcattacactcactgaggcacctgtgtcaatgattatattcactgaaacatcattgattttcgcttctattatggcttgcacattttcgttgctatctttcttacattcatgcggttcggtcagtagatctttatccatactgataccgtcgttgtatcgcagcatatgtattccagggatattattgtcattcgtgttgctctcactccacccctcggccagcgatggagagcatatcgaggccgattctagtttgttggatggcttgcttgcgaggtacttggacggctattgtccgcggCCTCTACTATGTTTACGttttggtttgtgggccgccacggctgcgcaataggcgcgttttgcagtggtggtctgttgttgtcgtaccggtcattaccttgccgttctgggcttggtcgctgattctgattccaattacgattaccgtcattgtaattgctatgccactgacctcgcacatttttccagcggttggtccctggcagtccggaatcataccggtcgtcaaatcgacgctttttattaaGAGACGGTTGACCATACCCGTTCTGACCTCtaccattattacaattttgcgaatgctcttgccgcttcttaccacccccaccatttccatggttgtggttttgtgcactattatttctgtcatgtttacaccctgatcgattattccgcgagtgatcacacgctgcttttgcgtcttcctggattaagtctattgaatctagaacagacaggaaatgttccatgtcgctttctggtacgtgtattaatttctctttgatatgaaggggtaaatgtgattttaggagtcttattatgtctcttggtaagataggctcgtcccagtaacgcgttttgtttatgtacttctcgaaataccgtctcagattcccaagacggggtgagtacggttcgggattgtatacttcttttcttagccgctcttgtatagaaggcgaccagtatttcgacaaaaatgCCCTCTCGAACTGTtcgtatgtcatgcagctgtctgctacttccgtagcccacaatgctgcatcaccctgaatgtatgacattacgtattgaattttctgtgcttcattccacacactaggcaagatatttttaaagctttttatgaatactactgggtgtactgacttccgttcagtagtaaacgtttgaaattgcctattttttatcaaactttcttcaactaatatttttggactatactggtttGTTCCTCggacataggctgtgtgctccgaaccgaagctacagctcttcgcattatcgcctaaagattcaccattgttgcgtcgcgtataagtttgtgcatTGCCAaacacattggctgttggcgacatagtttcatgttcaagatgtttgctactttgtgctaaacccttttccaagtcggatatccgtttgttaatattcacttgccactgcggaatatcctcactgagtatttgtttgatggtttgcacgtcgttctgtacctgactatttactgcggtactgaacgattcggaatctctatctgctatggctgcttgtaccttagaattaatatttttgtcgatctcactctccttcacttctagccatgagttgaattcggtttcaattttattcgcttgttcgttccacttctgctctacaagctgtgtggaatctatttctagcttttctaatcggttggctaagacacctatctcgtctaccctgctagtgtttgctacttgcaggttgttgacctgtacagtcaactcctgcacggccttaggtatcgactcataattctgtttcatacaggcaatctcttttttcatattttctaacgattgcacaagttgctggtccctctcagcttgctgggcaagtaaatttgctgctaactggcgatctcgctcagcttgctgtgcgagAAACTTTTCCTCTagccggcgatctcgctcagcttgctggcgatctcgctcggcttgctgttgcgcaaattttgcctggtaatccagc
Proteins encoded in this window:
- the LOC124803289 gene encoding uncharacterized abhydrolase domain-containing protein DDB_G0269086-like; translated protein: MPPPTSAQGEVDKEIAPPPEEQEPESGNLPGGYSLQAILERVLDYQAKFAQQQAERDRQQAERDRRLEEKFLAQQAERDRQLAANLLAQQAERDQQLVQSLENMKKEIACMKQNYESIPKAVQELTVQVNNLQVANTSRVDEIGVLANRLEKLEIDSTQLVEQKWNEQANKIETEFNSWLEVKESEIDKNINSKIPCENVGAGAQEVMPPPTSAQGEVDKEIAPPPEEQEPESGNLPGGYSLQAILERVLDYQAKFAQQQAERDRQQAERDRRLEEKFLAQQAERDRQLAANLLAQQAERDQQLVQSLENMKKEIACMKQNYESIPKAVQELTVQVNNLQVANTSRVDEIGVLANRLEKLEIDSTQLVEQKWNEQANKIETEFNSWLEVKESEIDKNINSKPAVAAMTGSCFSFAAIWGPPWLHGKEKETSPRNDVPDYLPYIYNNGLDTYTVLVRHDHTTQ